One genomic region from Athalia rosae chromosome 3, iyAthRosa1.1, whole genome shotgun sequence encodes:
- the LOC105693871 gene encoding putative mediator of RNA polymerase II transcription subunit 26 has product MVIARVLFGALTTWCTVHAITVPIDRSDAQITPTRSSMIANGWRPLTGYENLGTKVSHQSGNLDRTFHHPAIGKLQEHVQSASEKQTHQVKNTQQQSKQEYNPPSILGSFSVFGHAATMARAKPKEHPKQPTSAATHYSFLVPPPRDSFRFEIEPHRKTIVRDNEAFLRQPSFISQSHQGDANPSPFFSKGSGFTASTNSPGFSKGRPFIVNGMSTYGIQQSVQPQRFNQAQQFDIQKAPNTKSYLQPPGLENASVFGKENKNPDSPGGFRFHNQPHSAQIANGGAGNFYSQVDHPAPFKSSYERDPSFLVHESHEISYATPPSNFGFNFRPSFPFDSFMPPNRFGSTSPPKVEGNKFAPPQTTGVRNDQYKQFESNSSPEESLIKAQGLSHGLQPGTYFIQGAEQRPTTTWPQQKSKFTTEINEVLPRKNPPAKFRPEPTRPNPVFGLQSQVNNQPEVIYIRPGIQSQFENPVSSVQHHQQQTTPTEPEYETPESISLKHFNEQQFLLQQQLVQQDRQRLQEQELQRQKEQQRKHEEEVRKRQEEIRLFQQKEKEAEEKKLAEERLKAQRERQEQREREEQKLQEEFELRKQQEMQEQIEQRKQQQLQEEIERRKQEELREQIEEQKRIHEQQFAIQQQEYNRPVSNYQDQTTPLHTFKPSQETFETTVTEPSIRETETPQSQTEERPQVGAEVRPYRPKFPQRGTTRRRRPGLVAQPTEASVQETGTYHSLTEASVQTTLDPEVTTLPVPVTIRPRPRRPGQPQLKRKRPSYTTATPQQEGSSTTGSSNNRQSEAVSRYQSLESDSSKRRRVRPTQPTVSSEETTSERHYIRKRPTGYRQRVNHGEPFEAEVVTEIVKPTRIIYKDTTEWENYPESFKKKDSQEIDTSSLPSQTFASQDMEQVSTANSAQLLEFSTETVAPEDATSFDEQIRSSGPTTVTEDGSKIPLQNLFNNMQEENHVEPVTAHDEDIPTQPAPTTSTTTTTTTTTTTTTTLAPPTTSEITPSTRPSHRIRPLKYGNATRPRFSIKDYKSRLSYKNRLSHVSTTESSPVPSSGRRRITTEKPDDSSSNAGSGIRETTGRYKYMSRVTHRPITYTSTTARPELHDEEITERPNRFVPKRRLNSNLYRSRIPTNNSQQNKVVNEDNKQSTTRPENIFSSAIRRPRPSYRNRNHQESSTPTEEATEMTAEETSFYSSMTTPQMKEDPKNATPTEGTSSANTDDKEISNFKEMTANEVMQGKEGETLGVNRIEDTSAASEKAGLEIPEKEEPEVTVATPTRRMQEDQLQDDDSVAQNEPIIPTISSWTAEPGEDAEDAYISQRIANLTSSASELYEPGMFKAVSPATESRVISPHFAMATEEPTLPIEAFFQVLAKKDE; this is encoded by the exons ATGGTTATCGCACGAGTCTTGTTTG gTGCACTTACGACCTGGTGTACCGTTCACGCTATCACGGTCCCGATCGACCGCTCAGATGCGCAAATA ACTCCAACGCGATCGTCTATGATCGCTAACGGATGGCGACCTTTGACCGGGTACGAAAATTTGGGAACCAAAGTTTCCCATCAGTCGGGTAATCTCGACAGAACTTTCCATCATCCGGCGATCGGAAAACTTCAGGAGCACGTGCAGTCGGCTTCCGAAAAACAAACACACCAAGTGAAGAACACCCAGCAGCAGTCCAAGCAGGAATACAATCCGCCCAGTATTTTGGGAAGTTTCAGCGTTTTCGGTCACGCGGCTACGATGGCGCGAGCAAAACCGAAAGAACACCCGAAACAGCCGACTTCTGCGGCGACGCATTACTCTTTTCTCGTACCACCGCCCCGAGACTCCTTTCGGTTCGAGATCGAGCCACACCGGAAAACGATAGTCAGGGATAACGAGGCGTTCCTCAGACAGCCGAGTTTTATCTCCCAAAGTCATCAAGGGGATGCAAATCCCTCCCCATTCTTTTCCAAGGGATCGGGATTCACCGCGTCCACCAACTCTCCCGGATTTTCGAAAGGCAGACCGTTCATCGTGAACGGTATGAGTACATACGGAATTCAGCAGTCCGTCCAGCCCCAGAGATTCAACCAGGCGCAGCAATTCGATATTCAAAAAGCTCCCAACACTAAATCGTACCTGCAACCACCGGGGCTGGAGAACGCCAGTGTATtcggaaaggaaaataaaaatcccgaTAGCCCCGGTGGCTTCAGATTCCACAATCAACCGCACAGTGCTCAAATTGCGAACGGAGGTGCGGGCAATTTTTACAGTCAGGTAGACCACCCGGCGCCCTTCAAAAGCTCCTACGAAAGAGATCCCTCGTTTTTGGTACACGAGAGCCATGAGATAAGTTACGCGACACCGCCGTCGAATTTCGGTTTCAATTTCAGGCCCTCTTTTCCGTTTGACAGCTTCATGCCACCGAATCGATTCGGGTCTACGAGTCCGCCAAAAGTTGAGGGGAACAAATTCGCGCCACCCCAGACCACCGGCGTGAGAAATGATCAATACAAACAGTTCGAGTCGAACAGCAGTCCCGAGGAATCCCTTATCAAGGCACAGGGATTGTCTCACGGGCTGCAACCTGGCACGTATTTTATCCAAGGCGCGGAACAACGACCGACGACTACGTGGCCCCAGCAAAAATCGAAGTTTACCACCGAGATAAATGAGGTTCTTCCAAGGAAGAATCCACCGGCGAAATTCAGACCGGAACCAACTAGACCGAACCCAGTTTTCGGGCTACAGTCGCAAGTCAATAATCAACCGGAAGTTATTTATATTAGACCCGGTATACAGTCGCAATTTGAGAATCCGGTATCTTCCGTGCAACACCACCAACAACAAACTACGCCTACGGAACCCGAATACGAAACTCCCGAGAGTATTTCTCTGAAACATTTTAACGAACAGCAATTCTTGCTTCAACAGCAACTCGTCCAACAGGACAGACAACGGCTGCAAGAACAGGAACTCCAAAGGCAGAAGGAACAGCAACGGAAACACGAAGAAGAGGTCAGAAAACGACAGGAGGAAATAAGGCTGTTTCAacagaaggagaaggaggctGAAGAGAAGAAACTTGCGGAGGAGCGGTTGAAGGCGCAGCGGGAACGACAGGAACAACGGGAACGggaggaacaaaaattacAGGAAGAATTCGAACTGCGAAAACAACAAGAAATGCAGGAACAGATCGAGCAACGTAAGCAGCAACAGTTGCAGGAAGAGatcgaacgaagaaaacaGGAGGAACTGAGGGAACAGATCGAAGAACAGAAGAGGATTCACGAGCAGCAATTCGCTATTCAGCAACAAGAGTACAACAGACCAGTTTCGAATTATCAGGATCAAACCACGCCGCTGCACACTTTTAAACCATCCCAAGAGACTTTCGAAACAACGGTGACCGAGCCGAGTATAAGGGAAACGGAGACACCTCAATCCCAAACGGAAGAACGACCTCAAGTCGGAGCGGAAGTTCGACCTTACCGACCGAAGTTCCCTCAGAGAGGAACGACCAGGAGACGCAGACCGGGACTCGTAGCTCAGCCAACTGAGGCATCTGTTCAGGAAACCGGCACTTATCACTCCCTCACGGAGGCATCCGTCCAGACCACTTTGGATCCGGAAGTGACCACTCTTCCTGTTCCAGTAACTATCAGGCCCAGACCTAGAAGACCCGGACAACCCCAGTTGAAGAGAAAACGACCCTCGTATACGACAGCGACGCCGCAACAAGAGGGCTCTTCGACAACCGGCTCCAGTAATAACCGCCAATCGGAAGCGGTCTCGAGGTACCAGAGTTTGGAGAGTGACTCTTCGAAACGTAGGAGAGTAAGGCCGACGCAACCGACTGTGTCGTCCGAGGAAACTACGAGCGAACGACATTACATAAGAAAACGACCAACGGGATACAGACAACGGGTGAATCACGGCGAACCGTTCGAGGCGGAGGTTGTAACGGAGATAGTGAAGCCCACCAGAATCATCTACAAGGATACGACGGAATGGGAAAATTATCCGGAAAGTTTCAAGAAAAAGGATTCCCAGGAAATCGACACCTCATCGCTGCCGTCTCAGACCTTCGCGAGTCAAGATATGGAACAAGTCTCGACCGCGAATTCCGCACAACTGTTggaattttcgaccgaaactGTTGCTCCCGAGGACGCGACGAGTTTCGACGAGCAAATACGGAGCAGCGGACCGACCACCGTCACCGAGGACGGGTCGAAAATTCCGCTGCAAAATCTCTTCAACAACATGCAAGAAGAGAATCACGTCGAACCCGTTACCGCTCACGATGAAGATATTCCTACGCAACCGGCACCGACCACAtctaccaccaccactacGACGACCACCacaacgacgactacgacgttGGCTCCGCCGACGACTTCGGAAATTACTCCGTCAACCAGACCGTCCCATAGAATCCGACCCCTTAAATACGGAAACGCGACGAGGCCCCGTTTCAGCATAAAGGATTACAAGAGTAGATTGAGCTACAAGAACAGATTGTCGCACGTATCGACGACCGAAAGTTCGCCGGTTCCGTCGTCCGGCAGAAGAAGAATCACGACGGAGAAACCGGACGATTCGTCGTCGAACGCGGGTTCGGGAATAAGGGAAACTACCGGCAGGTATAAGTACATGTCCAGAGTTACGCACAGGCCGATAACGTACACATCGACAACAGCTAGGCCCGAATTACACGACGAAGAAATAACCGAAAGACCGAACAGATTCGTACCGAAAAGAAGACTCAATTCAAATTTGTACAGAAGCCGAATTCCGACGAATAATTCCCAGCAAAATAAAGTTGTCAACGAAGATAATAAGCAGAGCACGACTAGAcccgaaaatatattttcttccgCCATTCGGCGACCGAGACCGTCGTACAGGAACAGAAATCATCAGGAATCGTCAACGCCGACGGAAGAGGCCACAGAAATGACGGCGGAGGAGACGAGTTTCTATTCGTCTATGACGACGCCGCAGATGAAAGAGGATCCCAAAAACGCAACACCAACCGAAGGAACGTCTAGTGCGAATACCGACGACAAAGAGATAtcgaatttcaaagaaatgaCTGCGAACGAGGTGATGCAGGGTAAAGAAGGTGAAACTCTCGGCGTGAATAGAATCGAGGATACCTCTGCGGCTTCCGAAAAAGCGGGTCTTGAAATTCCGGAAAAAGAGGAACCGGAAGTAACCGTGGCGACCCCGACGCGAAGAATGCAAGAAGATCAATTACAAGACGACGATTCCGTTGCCCAAAATGAGCCGATAATCCCTACGATATCATCTTGGACAGCGGAACCTGGCGAAGATGCCGAAGACGCTTACATTTCCCAAAGAATCGCGAACCTTACTAGTTCCGCTTCAGAATTATACGAACCTGGAATGTTCAAAGCAGTTTCTCCGGCAACAGAAAGCAGGGTAATCAGTCCCCACTTTGCCATGGCAACTGAGGAGCCCACTCTGCCCATTGAAGCTTTTTTCCAAGTATTAGCTAAAAAAGATGAGTAA